In one window of Chelmon rostratus isolate fCheRos1 chromosome 19, fCheRos1.pri, whole genome shotgun sequence DNA:
- the zgc:162472 gene encoding transcription factor TFIIIB component B'' homolog: MFRRSRFSIRPNVGPVGRTAATPQEAPSVNQEAGETPKDLSESSTATAVTDNKSVVSPSEKPSASGDGNDQNGEGTSSSAAVQRRKRFSIKPKVAPGRPSTIARKSPAKAVSVEVSDLDKPTTSSQAETPAAPPGLQSPRRRRTSEDSKQPKVQPKPTIIPSDSSGPATVPPAEDSQEQTLLPADCGKQLESSSGSQIQEVPSRLPDKVPPSLPDREAIEISEKAKTLVSSKSGLSLSPPAFSLSRLLNDPSDLQRIAKAQKLRELLRQEMHKEKKIKRAKARAREYSLDPAKMTMRDLIRYLPLSNPMSSSLDDRASENETVVPPSPGREVSPERAQEPEVPSTAASPREGEGEEEAAEEEQEEAFMVPQVKVAEDGSLIIDEESLTVEVQRAKGPNPAQDRDPIFERGSTTTYSSFRKGTYSKPWSNEETDMFFLAVSMVGTDFSMICQLFPHRARSEIKNKFKKEERVNAWRIDKAFRERRKLDIEYFSKLLEKILEFQKNRKKLKSLADKNSPKKRKRKAKGKKAAKKLSDVEEEDEEEDDEIPHEEEEEEEEEGEKENEDLCNEGGTAASKPKKKRKRKSKQDASTEEPNDKKKKTGEKSNEQDEACIPEDAEAALPEDHTDPDMSGESENVNAAKETAIKPAKLSRGRAPKPLLHLGRKWGKKAPPPSTDKGDETVNDGASDEQGNKNASPIRQVNKKSADDDISSEEEGGTNQPPRPTRYGRVPKPTNLLIYPAKDDAQSSASETTGASPAGPTASAAKPKPKCTSKRGRSSKPQSAQESKKPKLVTLRASQSDYSDEESEKQWEEEEVDEEQHPACSSTKDSVAPVFVPASLRSPPPVISEVEETMEELDILANMPDVLGISQDALCPDATCELAQNETGTAEPCEHQLDLLVDVIDFLSSDHTEVCEDDGYNEAAQTLLAIGNLAHLSQSAQNQTTIPDHTTETTLVSVDETKQPHVDVEIAQEPAAQEEDCATPFATHGQGVTETPETVDTVELQNTTTDDGDMPITETSDQKTGPDIDPTPQMQSCPESSNKNSPQTRKGRLSKVKPKPNLGQALRSAHSKSQPETSTVKTSVDAFGLSQATETQETPKMENDSPNLPVDEISCIEVKLIEGPSGSQEMSLDVVKSGEAASDQSASENQSHCSSGTLFEPSLEQATGDATKTSCHDLVTSVTAVAEGTNVDSAPVQQSSDHPAPCVTPAEDLTVSQKEESEAGSTRQTRKSRFQKVKPKPNLAQTSRTVHSRPETTKETEEKDCNQTPKPKFHKITTVDAEAEPTGCTSPEKPSLSTGPASDLIPSFDLGCSLAPTEELSTTDGEKAAVGVVGQIESGAATSDQSASEYQKLPEAQSEPSREQAFRDIRPASESTESQVGQGSNMDSTSVQESSVHPALCVTHAEESAVSQKEEIEAASTSQSMRGQLERDNPKPSLPKTSRSVRSKPEATKDPVMHMQLVEKPSRPTSQPHNTIADIEPTCSSTPPGKPGQMKSAASVSVPSLELCSTHKPTEELCSTEGQKTDVGSAPDSEGSEQSVPQTRRRFPKVKPKPNLASSTRTIQTKLRSSDVSKPSELCHMDTSTNVTSEQQPVDNSTEKDNKQLTSAHRSFHTELLSSTKLGPSESEKPLDSTVDEGTSSDGTVIAMSPVAENPTVLTDSVLDSKSSEKPVEGESTADGVEAGPSSQWDCKQDLNIGATETNNQPTDDPTAISGDGSTDSKSTSVLSTTTQSTPDPKESTLQPCSVDDPERQSSATETNQTPAQSTDDQESESTDSSKFSRKAPQTRRGRLVKPKPNLGRSRDPPQPQQVQNIKQAGADSGTRSEGMDASASLQPVSEVRPDVQEPAEGASEQCSNLIPPPNVAGFSLSCEAQVPDSCPQDATTSSTSHPGLALFPDMLSVQVPSDPDEPFFILSLTEIPVCSSGEVVDSVSEPLSYLPAADASAQQQSTVPGEGLETVRDEALSNATLPVSTEESGGTGLINVKDTAPHPAAYIGSVMENPVDPHESSTVQPETIEDNETERPSTKQRRTGSGRTAKRQVKPKAPTKRQARKTPAAKGAAPIPIQDSEDSELPRPSVQKGSDYTDIEKETQSGGKDPEDSSSRAQKRRTGTRNRKPKDFPSYVSETNNTAPSKSTKAASESPKVKTPHAAGKQSTPAPVASTSHDVAPTPGPSGPEETHSTPSTTTEVDIDQHSRLCPDPTPAISACTAEVAVSQQIDSSMDSSSNEDEPTNVSQYFLSDIFTDVEEG, from the exons ATGTTTCGCCGGTCAAGATTCAGTATTCGGCCCAATGTCGGTCCTGTAGGGAGAACAGCAGCGACACCTCAGGAAGCCCCTTCAGTAAACCAGGAGGCCGGTGAGACCCCCAAAGATCTCAGTGAGAGCAGCACTGCTACTGCTGTGACTGATAACAAGTCTGTTGTCTCCCCATCAGAAAAACCTTCAGCCTCAGG GGATGGTAATGACCAAAATGGGGAAGGTACCAGCTCCTCAGCAGCAGTCCAGAGAAGGAAGCGGTTTTCGATCAAACCCAAGGTGGCCCCTGGCCGCCCCTCCACCATTGCTCGGAAGTCCCCTGCCAAGGCAGTCTCTGTTGAAGTCTCAGACCTTGACAAGCCAACAACGTCCAGCCAGGCTGAGACTCCAGCAGCCCCTCCGGGTCTCCAGTCTCCAAGGCGACGGAGAACTTCAGAAGACAGCAAGCAGCCCAAAGTGCAGCCGAAACCCACCATCATCCCTTCTGACAGTTCAGGACCTGCAACTGTTCCTCCAGCTGAGGACTCACAGGAACAAACCCTTCTACCAGCGGACTGCGGCAAACAATTAGAAAGCTCGTCAGGCAGTCAAATTCAAGAAGTTCCTTCGAGATTACCAGATAAAGTGCCCCCCTCTCTGCCAGACAGAGAAGCTATTGAGATATCAGAGAAAGCCAAGACTCTAGTGTCATCTAAGAGTGGACTTTCGCTGTCACCTCCGGCGTTCTCCTTGAGTAGACTCCTGAACGATCCATCAGACTTACAGAGGATTGCAAAGGCCCAAAAGCTCAGAGAGTTGCTCAGACAGGAGATGCACAAAGAAAAG AAAATCAAGAGAGCTAAGGCCCGTGCAAGGGAATATAGTTTAGATCCTGCTAAAATGACCATGAGGGATCTTATCCGTTACCTACCGCTGTCTAACCCCATGTC GTCTAGTTTAGACGACAGAGCTTCGGAGAATGAGACTGTGGTCCCACCTTCTCCAGGAAGAGAAGT GTCACCAGAGAGAGCGCAGGAGCCTGAAGTCCCCTCTACAGCTGCAAGCccgagggagggggagggagaagaggaggcggcagaggaagagcaggaagaagcGTTCATGGTTCCTCAGGTCAAAGTAGCGGAGGACGGCTCGCTGATCATCGATGAAGAGAG CTTGACAGTGGAAGTCCAGCGAGCCAAAGGGCCAAACCCAGCTCAGGATCGAGACCCTATCTTTGAGCGTGGCTCCACCACAACCTACTCAAGCTTCAGGAAGGGGACCTATTCGAAACCCTGGTCCAATGAAG AGACGGACATGTTCTTTCTGGCCGTTAGCATGGTGGGGACAGACTTCTCCATGATTTGTCAACTGTTTCCTCACAGAGCTCGATCAGAGATAAAG AACAAATTCAAAAAAGAAGAGCGAGTGAATGCGTGGAGGATTGACAAAGCTTTCA GAGAGAGGCGCAAACTTGACATCGAGTATTTCTCTAAGCTGCTTGAGAAGATTCTGGAatttcagaaaaacaggaagaaactcAAGTCACTCGCTGATAAGAACTCCCCCAAGAAGCGCAAGAGAAAGGCAAAGG GCAAAAAGGCTGCAAAGAAGCTGAGtgatgtggaggaagaggatgaggaagaagatgatgaaattcctcacgaggaggaggaggaggaggaggaggaaggtgagaaaGAGAACGAGGACCTCTGCAATGAGGGAGGAACTGCTGCTTCTAAGCCGAAGAAGAAACGCAAACGGAAGAGTAAACAGGACGCTTCAACTGAGGAGCcaaatgacaagaaaaagaaaactggtGAAAAAAGCAATGAACAAG ATGAGGCCTGCATTCCTGAAGATGCTGAGGCAGCACTTCCAGAGGACCACACAGACCCAGACAT GTCTGGAGAAAGTGAGAATGTGAATGCAGCCAAGGAAACCGCAATCAAGCCAGCTAAACTCTCACGAGGCAGAGCACCAAAACCACTGCTGCATTTGGGCCGGAAGTGGGGTAAAAAAGCTCCACCACCTTCCACAGATAAAGGGGACGAGACAGTGAATGATGGAGCCTCTGATGAGCAG GGAAATAAAAATGCGTCACCTATACGGCAAGTCAATAAGAAGTCAGCTGATGATGACATTTCCTCTGAAGAAGAGGGTGGAACCAATCAACCTCCAAGACCTACCAG GTATGGGAGGGTTCCCAAACCCACCAACCTCTTGATTTACCCTGCCAAAGATGATGCACAGTCCTCTGCATCTGAAACCACTGGTGCCTCACCAGCGGGGCCCACTGCTTCTGCTGCCAAGCCTAAACCCAAATGCACATCAAAGAGGGGGAGATCATCAAAGCCACAATCAGCCCAAGAGTCCAAAAAGCCCAAACTAGTCACCCTCAGGGCCTCTCAGTCAGATTACAGTGACGAGGAGAGTGAAAAgcagtgggaggaagaggaggtggacgAGGAGCAGCACCCTGCATGTAGCTCCACTAAGGACAGCGTTGCCCCTGTGTTTGTGCCTGCCAGCCTGCGCTCGCCACCTCCTGTGATTTCAGAAGTGGAAGAGACCATGGAGGAG CTTGATATCTTGGCCAATATGCCTGATGTGTTGGGCATCTCCCAAGATGCTCTGTGCCCTGATGCCACATGTGAGCTGGCACAAAATGAGACAGGCACAGCTGAACCGTGTGAACATCAGTTGGACCTGCTCGTT GATGTTATAGACTTCCTTTCTTCAGATCACACAGAAG TGTGTGAAGACGATGGGTACAATGAGGCTGCTCAAACCCTGTTGGCCATCGGCAACCTGGCTCACCTCTCTCAGTCAGCTCAGAATCAAACAACCATACCAGATCACACAACAG aAACAACGTTGGTCAGTGTGGACGAAACCAAGCAACCACATGTTGATGTAGAGATTGCACAAGAGCCTGCTGCACAAGAGGAAGACTGTGCTACTCCTTTTGCAACTCATGGTCAAGGAGTCACAGAAACACCAGAAACTGTTGACACTGTGGAGCTACAAAACACCACAACTGACGATGGTGACATGCCCATTACTGAAACCAGCGATCAGAAGACTGGTCCTGATATAGATCCTACGCCTCAGATGCAGTCGTGTCCAGAGAGTTCAAACAAAAACTCTCCACAAACCAGGAAAGGACGCCTATCCAAGGTGAAACCAAAACCTAACCTAGGCCAAGCCTTAAGAAGTGCACATTCAAAATCCCAACCAGAGACATCAACAGTAAAGACAAGTGTAGATGCCTTTGGTCTTTCTCAAGCCACTGAAACACAAGAAACCCCTAAGATGGAAAACGATAGTCCAAATTTGCCAGTGGATGAAATTTCTTGTATAGAAGTCAAACTTATAGAAGGGCCATCTGGCAGTCAGGAGATGTCTTTGGATGTTGTGAAATCAGGTGAAGCAGCATCAGATCAGAGTGCCTCTGAAAACCAGAGTCACTGCTCTTCTGGAACCCTGTTTGAACCCAGTCTGGAACAGGCCACCGGAGACGCAACTAAGACTAGTTGTCATGATCTGGTGACATCCGTCACAGCAGTCGCAGAAGGGACAAACGTAGATTCAGCTCCAGTCCAACAGAGCAGCGACCATCCTGCTCCATGTGTCACACCTGCAGAAGACTTAACTGTCAGTCAGAAAGAGGAGAGTGAAGCTGGATCTACTCGCCAGACCAGAAAGAGTCGATTCCAGAAGGTCAAACCAAAACCCAACCTGGCACAGACATCAAGAACTGTACATTCTAGACCTGAAACCACAAAAGAGACCGAAGAGAAAGACTGCAACCAAACTCCAAAACCCAAATTCCATAAAATAACAACAGTAGATGCTGAAGCTGAACCAACTGGCTGCACCTCTCCTGAAAAACCAAGTCTAAGCACTGGTCCTGCTTCAGATTTGATACCATCATTTGATTTAGGCTGTAGTCTTGCACCCACAGAGGAGCTGTCTACAACTGATGGGGAAAAGGCAGCTGTTGGAGTTGTTGGTCAGATAGAATCAGGCGCAGCAACGTCAGACCAGAGTGCTTCGGAATACCAGAAATTACCTGAAGCCCAGTCTGAACCCAGTAGGGAGCAGGCCTTTAGAGACATAAGGCCAGCATCTGAGTCCACAGAATCACAAGTTGGACAAGGGTCAAACATGGACTCAACATCTGTCCAAGAGAGCAGCGTCcatcctgctctgtgtgttacACATGCAGAAgagtcagctgtcagtcagaaagAAGAGATTGAAGCTGCATCTACCTCCCAGTCAATGAGAGGTCAATTAGAAAGAGACAACCCCAAACCCAGCTTACCGAAAACATCAAGATCTGTGAGGTCCAAACCTGAAGCCACAAAAGACCCTGTCATGCACATGCAGCTTGTGGAGAAACCCTCCAGACCAACCTCACAGCCTCACAACACAATAGCAGACATAGAGCCAACTTGCAGTTCCACCCCGCCTGGAAAACCAGGTCAAATGAAAagtgctgcttcagtttcagtacCATCACTGGAATTATGCTCTACTCATAAACCCACGGAGGAATTATGTTCAACTGAGGGCCAAAAGACAGATGTTGGAAGTGCACCAGACTCAGAGGGCTCAGAACAAAGTGTACCTCAGACAAGGCGACGCTTTCCCAAGGTCAAACCCAAACCCAATTTGGCATCATCCACAAGAACTATACAGACAAAGCTGAGGTCAAGTGACGTCAGTAAACCCTCTGAACTGTGCCATATGGACACCTCTACAAATGTAACCTCAGAACAACAGCCTGTGGACAAtagcacagagaaagacaacaagCAGTTGACATCAGCACATCGTTCATTCCACACAGAACTTCTCAGCTCCACAAAGTTAGGACCTTCAGAGTCAGAGAAGCCACTAGACAGCACAGTTGATGAGGGTACGTCATCCGATGGTACTGTCATAGCAATGTCTCCAGTTGCTGAGAATCCGACTGTGTTGACAGACTCAGTTCTTGACAGTAAGAGCAGTGAAAAACCAGTTGAAGGGGAATCCACAGCGGACGGGGTGGAGGCTGGACCTTCTTCTCAGTGGGACTGCAAACAGGACTTGAACATTggagcaacagaaacaaataaccAACCGACAGATGATCCAACTGCAATTTCAGGAGATGGTTCAACAGATTCAAAGAGTACATCTGTACTCTCTACTACAACACAGTCCACACCAGATCCAAAAGAAAGCACTCTGCAGCCATGTTCAGTGGATGACCCAGAGCGACAAAGCTCTGCCACTGAAACGAACCAAACGCCTGCACAAAG CACTGATGATCAGGAGTCAGAGTCAACTGATTCTTCCAAGTTCTCAAGAAAAGCTCCTCAGACTCGTAGAGGCCGGCTTGTTAAACCCAAACCCAACCTGGGACGCAGCAGGGACCCTCCACAGCCCCAACAAGTCCAGAATATAAAACAAGCAGGAGCAG ATTCTGGTACTCGCTCGGAGGGTATGGATGCTTCAGCTTCCCTGCAacctgtgtctgaagtccgaCCCGATGTTCAggaaccagcagagggagctaGTGAGCAATGTAGCAACCTAATCCCCCCTCCAAATGTAGCTGGATTCTCCCTGAGCTGTGAGGCACAAGTACCTGACAGTTGTCCGCAG GATGCTACAACATCCAGTACAAGTCATCCAGGTCTCGCACTGTTTCCAGACA TGCTGTCGGTGCAGGTGCCTTCAGATCCAGATGAACCgtttttcatcctctctttgACTGAGATCCCGGTGTGTTCATCAGGGGAGGTGGTGGACAGCGTGTCTGAGCCCCTTTCTTATCTTCCTGCAGCAGACGCATCGGCACAGCAACAGAG CACTGTTCCTGGAGAGGGTTTGGAAACAGTGAGAGATGAGGCTCTCTCTAATGCCACTCTGCCTGTGTCCACGGAGGAGAGTGGTGGGACAGGCCTCATAAATGTCAAAGACACTGCACCTCACCCAGCTGCATATATA GGTTCAGTCATGGAGAATCCAGTGGATCCACATG AGAGTTCTACAGTCCAGCCAGAGACTATAGAGGATAATGAGACTGAGCGTCCATCTACAAAGCAGAGACGAACGGGCTCTGGAAGAACAG CCAAACGGCAGGTTAAGCCCAAAGCTCCGACAAAGAGACAAGCCAGGAAGACCCCGGCTGCCAAGGGAGCGGCGCCAATCCCCATCCAGGACTCTGAGGACTCAGAGCTTCCCAGGCCCTCTGTGCAGAAAGGAAGCGATTATACAGACATAGAAAAGGAGACTCAATCAGGTGGGAAAGACCCTGAGGATAGCAGCTCGAGAGCACAGAAGAGGAGGACCGGCACACGGAATAg AAAACCCAAAGACTTCCCTTCCTACGTCTCTGAGACAAACAACACTGCCCCTTCAAAAAGCACCAAAGCAGCGTCTGAGAGCCCTAAGGTCAAAACTCCAcatgcagcaggaaaacaatcCACGCCAGCACCTGTAGCCTCGACGTCACATGATGTAGCTCCCACACCGGGTCCGTCAGGGCCAGAGGAAACCCACTCAACACCCTCGACCACAACAGAGGTGGACATCGACCAGCACAGCCGGCTGTGCCCAGACCCAACTCCTGCCATTTCTGCCTGCACAGCCGAG GTTGCAGTTTCTCAGCAAATTGACAGCAGCATGGACAGCAGCTCCAACGAGGACGAGCCCACCAATGTGTCTCAGTACTTCTTAAGTGACATTTTTACAGACGTGGAGGAGGGATAG